The genomic window ATCGACGATCATCTAGGTTCCTATGCACCAAACACTGTCAATAAGCCAGTTTACGAGGTTGAATTGCCAGAATCAGAAGCCCCAAGTGGCTTCTTAGTTCGTGGTAACTACTCTGCCGTGTCTAAATTCAtcgatgatgataaaaaCGATCACTTGACTTTGAACTGGGGTGTTGAGATCGTGAAAAGGTGATTAGATGTAAACCACGTATAAGAGtctctctttttcatcTCTTTACAATGTTTGAAAAGGTGCAAGGGTATGTTTCATCTTTCAATAACATGATCTAAATACATGTGCGTATATATCCTTATATATAACTTAAATGCATTCTtctattttctttctaGAGTAAAGTAGGGAGGAGGGTATCACATTTAGGACCCTGATTTCTTAATCGGTTCTCTGATTATTGTGTTTTCCTGAGTTCTTTCTATACCCATTCGAATCGTACTTCGTATTACTCTTTTTCTCATAGGGTTGATAAACAGGAGGTGAAATGGTATATAATGGCTGCCCTGGTATCATCATTTGGCTATTTGGAATGGGATTGCCCATTGGATAGTACATGTATTCCATTGGAGCAATCATTGGGTACCCGTATGGAATGGCACCAGACCCCATTGGTCCCATTGGGGGAGGCATTCCAAAGTAAGGTTGAATATGGTGTTGTCTTATCGACCCTTTGTTGTatctattattattactattattgtGGTTGTGGATATTTCCACTACCATTGccattgttattattattattgttgttgttgttgctattattgttattagaGTATTGTTTCCTGTTatgatgttgttggtgtgtttttttgaGATACCTCATTTCGTTTTGATTGTTGAGCCTAAACCGTGAAGTTTCAAACTGATGAGGTTGTGGAGAGTCATCATCCATATCATTAAGTCTATTTGCTGTGCTTAATTTTGTAGGAGTAACGGGTGGGGTTGAGATTGGTGTGAGTGATAATGGCGATCCCGAGAATattttctccttttcttcattgtattgttgttcttttagttttctttgttcttccaaatcTATTGGAGTAACATCCTTGTTGTTTGCAGTTTCGCTGTCGTCCACGGCAGACGTTTCTTCGGTTCCGGATTCAGTTCCGGATCCATTATCCTTTTTCGAAGTTTGTTTAGATTCTTCCTGTTTCGAATCGTTCTCTCTTTTGAGtatcttcaccttcttcttattgGCAGTAGTCCCAGGCTGATTCTTACCAGTACCGGTACTGGCGTCTTCCGCATTCGTGTCAGTTACGGCGCCATTGACTGATGAATCGGGTGTTGTTGAGGTCGATGAACGACGATGATTCGAGCTTTGTCTCGACTTGGTCCTTAGACTCTTATGCAAAATCTGCTGCTGGTTATTTGCTGCGGCCATTGAGGCAAGAGCATAGTACTCCGGAGGAAATTGATACATGACTTGGGGCTCCAATTGTTGTAGCAGCACAAGATTCGTCTTTGGCTCGTAATCGCTTTGTTTGTAAACAATAACGCATTTATCATTATCCTTCGACACAGTATGTTGAAGACCGTGGTATTCCGCAACTTGGTGAGAGAGTAACCTATAGTACGAGTTCATGGGTTTCAGTTGGTAGGTATACGCAGAAGATCTGACAAAATCAATAATACTATTCTCAAGCTCAATTAAAAAAACCCGGTCTTGGGGCTTCTGAAACAATGCTATCAGCAAAGCTGGTGTTAccttcaattcttccatACTGGCTAGCGTTTTGAATTCTCTTGCAAGATGTGAACCCCAAACCGCAACCTTATTGTTCTCGTGTGCTGCCCTTATTGTTACAAAGTGTTAGACCACTTTTCGTTGAAATTAAAGATCTTATTATAATTCTAATATTAGCTTGTACTGTGCATACACAGGGAAACTGcgacaaacaaacaaagaGAGACACACAGACACACAGACtaataaaagtaaaagaaaagccaaGAACCAAAATATCGTGCTAGATAAGTCTTTCTAATGTAATGTGTAAACTACTTTGCATGCCCCCAAATTTATACTGGGGACCTAATTCCactcacacacacaccaTTCAACTATGCGTAAAAGGCGCGACAATATTCAACAATTCTCGCCAAGACCTATATACACAACATGGACAGAGGAAACATGTCAACACACTGCTCTCTAGACGTCTGTACCACTCATACACGCACACACCCTAGTCTGTTAAGCTGTAACGCGCCTTTTCTGGTAATATTCATCACGTGATATTGACTGCGCcagaaacttcttttttcctttccacTGGCCCTTCCCTTTCTCATATTAATtttattcattcatttttctaatttttctgctgctgctactgctgctcTTTTTTTGCCCCTCAACCCCCTTCCCTCAATAAATGTAGGAAATGAGAACGTTCTTTGGATGGATGTTTGAGTTTTATGGGTATTAAAATCTGATTTTTGTAGAAAGTTAAGATAATGGGACTAACAACCGTATTCTagcaaaataaaataaagtaaaataaaaataatatagaacaaaataaataaaataaaatagaatagaatagaatagaGCTGGTTGAACGTACCAGGATTTAAAACTACTTAGTGCAATTTTCAGCGACGATTCTCACTGTGTCATTGGGTTTGGCGAAATTCACATAAGCTGCTAACAATGACGTTGTTGAGAGATATTTTCATGGTGACATTGGATCCCAATGATTCTAAGGGATATACTTTCATAGGAGACCTAGAAGATGTGTCTGAGCTTAGCGGAGATTCTGTTGATAGCATTTTATTGTACCAATTGACTGAAAATGAAGGGCTTGATGAGGGACCGGTGCAATACTTGAATTCGTGTTTCCAGCGCTGTCAACAGTTTAAGCGAATTTCTAAGAAAAGCTTAAACGAGCAGCAAACGGCAATTCTTCAGGAGATAGATAGGTTGATAATTGGATATGCGTTGGTTTGCTTTGAAGTGGAAGAATTTGCGATTAAGGGCTCTTTGGAACAATACATTGTTAACATATTGAGAGACTTGGACAAATTTACGGATTTGCTTCAAGCAATGATCAATAGAGCCATCCAAGAGGGAACCTTGTTTGAATTTGCGGAAAGTTTCTTTAGGACGCTTCAAAGCCATATAATGAAATTAGATTCTCAGGTCGGATTTGATATGAGCGACTCCAGCATTTATAACAACATTCTAACGTTGTTCGAGTTGTTCGTATCCTTCAAGCCCATGGCTAATATTTTCACGAG from Kluyveromyces marxianus DMKU3-1042 DNA, complete genome, chromosome 6 includes these protein-coding regions:
- the RBS1 gene encoding Rbs1p, coding for MEELKVTPALLIALFQKPQDRVFLIELENSIIDFVRSSAYTYQLKPMNSYYRLLSHQVAEYHGLQHTVSKDNDKCVIVYKQSDYEPKTNLVLLQQLEPQVMYQFPPEYYALASMAAANNQQQILHKSLRTKSRQSSNHRRSSTSTTPDSSVNGAVTDTNAEDASTGTGKNQPGTTANKKKVKILKRENDSKQEESKQTSKKDNGSGTESGTEETSAVDDSETANNKDVTPIDLEEQRKLKEQQYNEEKEKIFSGSPLSLTPISTPPVTPTKLSTANRLNDMDDDSPQPHQFETSRFRLNNQNEMRYLKKTHQQHHNRKQYSNNNNSNNNNNNNNNNGNGSGNIHNHNNSNNNRYNKGSIRQHHIQPYFGMPPPMGPMGSGAIPYGYPMIAPMEYMYYPMGNPIPNSQMMIPGQPLYTISPPVYQPYEKKSNTKYDSNGYRKNSGKHNNQRTD